A region of Aliivibrio fischeri DNA encodes the following proteins:
- a CDS encoding chemotaxis protein — MKHTSKFFSIIISLLMLNGCSLLEVKLESQSVPLTTAELNTRILTREYSKHFFSEVESAADEIALTYPKDDTLHQSYVLLWKIHAEEGLQRAAYQVSPKVALIDTWVFVAQMEQFFSPEGKGAELFDSDIDYKTSQALYVDIENMAEKLLSGSEFKSGKEFVTQFVKDHAFDSLMMRRTPALKAWLAHQNIDETEAVATLGTMPEALGDVSDRLGLVSEQTPKIMTWKAELIAMNSTINGNDVNKTLESLRNTSQSFQDFVKNNPEYMQNLAEQMSIQLQPLLDDLDMKTDDKLNQLSAERIALEAMVARERKELVDMVERERKAIAIIVTQEREKFTQDLDQVSQDVLTLAMDKVIDLIKSTIIYFILFILAIFFAPLGLGYFLGKRAAVKKATV, encoded by the coding sequence ATGAAACACACCTCTAAATTCTTTTCTATTATTATCTCTCTTTTGATGCTTAATGGCTGTTCTCTTCTTGAAGTAAAGTTAGAGTCTCAATCTGTGCCATTGACAACAGCAGAGCTAAATACACGTATTTTAACTCGTGAATACAGTAAGCATTTCTTTAGTGAAGTAGAATCTGCGGCAGATGAAATCGCATTAACTTACCCTAAAGATGACACCTTACATCAGTCTTATGTCTTATTATGGAAGATTCATGCAGAAGAAGGGCTTCAGCGTGCAGCGTACCAAGTATCTCCAAAAGTGGCGTTGATTGATACTTGGGTGTTTGTGGCACAAATGGAGCAATTTTTCTCTCCAGAAGGTAAAGGTGCTGAGCTCTTTGATAGCGATATTGATTACAAAACCAGTCAGGCTTTATATGTCGATATTGAAAACATGGCAGAAAAACTATTATCTGGCTCAGAATTTAAATCAGGGAAAGAGTTTGTTACTCAATTTGTAAAAGATCATGCATTTGATAGTTTAATGATGCGTAGAACACCTGCATTAAAGGCTTGGTTAGCTCATCAAAATATTGATGAAACAGAAGCAGTAGCTACACTAGGCACTATGCCTGAAGCACTAGGTGATGTGTCTGATCGTCTTGGTTTAGTTTCTGAACAAACGCCAAAAATTATGACGTGGAAAGCTGAATTGATTGCCATGAATAGTACGATTAATGGCAATGACGTGAACAAAACACTAGAGAGCTTACGAAATACATCGCAATCGTTCCAAGATTTCGTGAAAAATAACCCAGAATATATGCAAAATCTTGCCGAGCAGATGAGTATTCAGCTGCAGCCATTGCTTGATGATTTGGACATGAAAACCGATGATAAACTGAATCAATTAAGTGCAGAGCGTATTGCTTTAGAAGCTATGGTAGCTCGTGAGCGTAAAGAATTGGTTGATATGGTTGAAAGAGAGCGTAAGGCTATTGCAATCATTGTAACTCAAGAGCGTGAGAAGTTTACTCAGGATTTAGATCAAGTATCCCAAGATGTTTTAACTCTTGCTATGGATAAAGTGATCGATTTAATTAAGAGTACAATCATTTACTTCATTTTGTTTATCTTGGCTATTTTCTTTGCTCCTCTAGGGTTAGGGTATTTCTTAGGAAAAAGAGCGGCAGTTAAGAAAGCCACAGTGTAA
- the yejK gene encoding nucleoid-associated protein YejK: MSLTLSNVILHKLVKNEQDELEVCLRNQTLENEEFTEALVSELHRVFNSKAGKGFGVFKTESEFGHWLSSVRKNETPFLEFSNNSAEKLKSELIKYPFAEEGILVIAEYQSLATEYLFVAVLPSNESMKVTEQLDISATDYLDIAKMDIAARIDLSTWETDSDSNRYLTFIKGRVGRKVSDFFLDFLQADVGMDTKVQNQVLMQAVEDFCADERLDKEEKQQYRKQVYDYCNGQLQAGEELTVKELASELPTSESGSNFYQFAEEQGYELEESFPVDRTALRKLTKFVGAGGGLSLNFDAMLLGERVFYDPETDTLTIKGTPPNLKDQLTRRLGSSES; the protein is encoded by the coding sequence ATGAGTTTAACCCTTTCAAACGTAATTTTACATAAATTAGTAAAAAATGAGCAAGATGAACTTGAAGTTTGTCTAAGAAATCAAACTCTTGAGAACGAAGAGTTCACAGAAGCCCTTGTTTCTGAGTTACACCGTGTATTTAATTCAAAAGCGGGTAAAGGCTTCGGTGTTTTCAAAACTGAAAGTGAGTTTGGTCATTGGTTATCATCTGTTCGCAAGAACGAAACGCCTTTTTTAGAGTTTAGCAACAATTCCGCAGAGAAGTTAAAATCAGAGCTGATTAAATATCCATTTGCAGAAGAAGGTATTTTAGTTATTGCTGAATACCAATCATTGGCTACTGAATACCTGTTTGTCGCGGTATTACCATCAAATGAAAGTATGAAAGTCACTGAGCAACTAGATATTAGTGCGACTGATTATCTTGATATTGCAAAAATGGATATTGCTGCACGTATTGATTTATCAACTTGGGAAACCGATTCAGATTCGAATCGTTACCTGACTTTCATTAAGGGTCGTGTTGGTCGTAAGGTCTCTGATTTCTTCTTAGATTTCTTACAAGCTGATGTTGGTATGGATACTAAAGTTCAAAACCAAGTATTAATGCAAGCGGTTGAAGATTTTTGTGCTGACGAACGTTTAGACAAAGAAGAAAAACAACAATATCGCAAACAAGTTTATGATTACTGTAATGGTCAGCTTCAAGCTGGTGAAGAGTTAACAGTTAAAGAGCTAGCTAGTGAATTACCAACGTCTGAGTCAGGCTCAAATTTTTATCAATTTGCAGAAGAGCAAGGATATGAATTAGAAGAGTCTTTCCCTGTTGATCGTACCGCATTACGAAAATTAACTAAATTTGTTGGTGCTGGTGGTGGCTTATCATTAAATTTTGATGCAATGCTGCTTGGTGAGCGTGTTTTTTATGATCCAGAAACGGATACGTTAACAATCAAGGGCACTCCGCCAAATCTTAAAGATCAATTAACGCGTCGATTAGGTTCTTCTGAATCATAA
- a CDS encoding YejL family protein: MAITSKYSNKQIEQMLTEMVDVLDKHRAPADLSLMLVGNIATNVLNQEVPAEQRQIIAEKFAQALLSSLDKPKTH; this comes from the coding sequence ATGGCTATTACTTCAAAATACAGCAACAAACAAATTGAACAAATGTTAACAGAGATGGTCGATGTATTAGACAAACATCGTGCACCAGCTGATTTATCTCTAATGCTAGTTGGTAACATTGCAACAAACGTTCTAAACCAAGAAGTGCCAGCAGAACAGCGCCAAATCATCGCTGAAAAATTTGCTCAAGCACTACTTAGCTCACTAGATAAACCAAAAACTCACTAA